A window of Anas acuta chromosome 28, bAnaAcu1.1, whole genome shotgun sequence genomic DNA:
ATATAGGGGCCCTCTGATCCCATGAGAAGGGAGTTGTCTACAACGattacccttctttctgtcttggtggaggcagtcttAAGGTGTGGAGTcaacttcctcgccctaggcaaCCTCCTGGGCGGACTTTCAGACACATCCTCACCCaccagtctctcaagctccaaGGCCTCAAACCTCTTGTGTAAGTGCGCCTGTGTGCACCTTCCAGTGTTGAGATCTTCTTGGTGATTAAATGCTGATCATTATCCCAGCAGCTGCGAGTCATGTGCATGGTTCTTTAGATTTCCACGACCCTGGTCTCTCCGTTTGGAGAGAGGGTGGAGAAGAGAAACCCTTCCTGCACTCAGATCCACTTCCTGACTCCTGCTGGTGTGTATTTTCAGACTGTTCCCTGTATGTCCAGACACAGAAGGAAGGCAGCACAAAGAAACTCCCCGCAAGAGGCTTAAATTGCCATTGCTTACTTCTGAAGATCATAGACACACAGGACAGGTATGTAAGGTGGTCCGAGATAATTTTTGTGTCTCAGGAAATGTATTCATGTAATTCTCCTGTACACCTTATATGCGGTGCTGGTGCATCATGGTATCAACTGTCGCTCAGGATACTATTTATGCTACGTAAAGGTAGAAGTCAAGGGCATTTCTAACAGGGTAAAGGTTGTGCTGGCAAACCAATTAAAGCATTACTGTTAGCTACTGTTTCTAGGGAAAAAGATTACCTGAAATAATCCCAAACTTGAATCCGGCAGCCCCGTGTGACAGGACCTGTGGCCCTGGGGTGCTGCCCACCGCCTCGTCGGCCAGCCTGGCAGCAATCCTGCCAGCACAGAATAGCTCAGTGGCTTTCCGTGCGTTTCAGGGTAAAGTGACGATTAATTTGTATTTCCTGGCCTGggtgctgctttcttctttaaGGAAGCTTCAAGGTTAAACTCAGTTATGTCAGGGTTCAACTCCGTTTCGTGAAGGGGCTCTTGTACGAAAGCTTAAGCTGGGATTGACTCTCTGCTAAGCGGAGGCCAAATGTGTACCTACTGAGAAGCAGGTCCTAAGTGATAACGTTTTCTAAAGAGACTGCTAAACACATCTgaacagtgctgctgcagaactctGAATGGGGGGATAGCAACTGTCTTAACTGGTCTGGAATCTTGAGTTTACTTTTCAGTGGACAAGAGGTGTGTCTCTCAAGGCAAACAAAGAGAGGAGTAACACCCAATACTCATGTCAACATAAATTTATGCTCAGAGTGTAGGTGTAGGAACAGCATCGGTATGTATATGGAACATCGGGAGAGGAAGCTCTGTCGgtatttacagtttttctaCTACCTTGTCAGAGAGACGTTATCTCCAGATTAGAAAtggatgtattttgaaaaagtggTGGTGGATCggatttcttctttctagtGTTAATATTTGCTCTTGAATCGTACTTAATACCTGGTAACGCCTCAATCAGTTgtcaaaaataaacttaaaaatgtgTAAGGCTCATCTCATTGGTCAGTATAAAGATCAAggtcttttatctttttttctttttttcttttttttttttttttttttttccccagtattgtttttctgttctccttctCACTGCagtcttgattttgtttcttgtccCTTAAGTATGTTTTCAATGTGTTGCTgaaacattttccctttcaatCCGAGAAAAGGAGCTGTCACTGGTGAAGATGGGAGCATATCTGAAAATCCCTGAGCCCAGGAGCTGTCACCTTAGTCTTCCAATCGGACAAGGACGTCTTCGTTTCTcatgtaaatgcatttttcaggttTGCGTATTGTTTTTTCAGGAATGGAAAGTGTGTATAGAATGGATTTGAAATTAatcttaaatgtaaaatgtcaAGGGAAAAAAGTTCTAATTACAACCTCTGCACACAATTTGCCAGCTGTGGGACTAGGAGTTTTCTgatttactgtgttttgtttaacgTGTCTGAAGTTTAATGGATAGCAATCAAGGTGTGCTAGAAATCTGAAAGCACTTTATGTTCTCTCAGGCATTTTGGTATAACAAACTAGCTTATGTTTTAAACCCTCCATTAGGTTAGTGGTTTCCCTATAGGTAACAAGTCCCTGTGTGTTACAGTAAGACAGTAACAAAACATGAAGTATAGAAGTTCATCCTGTCATTATTCAGCTTCTGCCTATGGACACACAATTATGCTTATTTAAAGCAGTATCACCTTGAAACctaatcagcattttaaaaaggactttgtagCAGTTATTGGCTTTTGTCCTGGAGGgctgaggtttgttttgttttgttttacattcagCATTTCCGTTTCTAGCTTACATTCCTCTGTTGTTTTGCATGAGGAAAACATGCAACTttacaaagcagaacagaaagagcTGCTTTTTAGTCTAACTTTTCAGTTTTTCGTAGGAGTTTTAAATGTGGTAGGTGCAAAACACCAGAAGTACTGCTGCCAAAGTTATATTCAAACTCATATTTCttggagaaacagaagaagcccagggagaaataaatttgcaaacATGCTCTTCATGCTCTCCTTTCCCAAGATTTCTCTGAGATATAGCCCATCCTCTGTGGGTTTTGAGGTATGTGGTTCCCACGAGTGAAAAGGAGGGCCAAACGTCTCTCCTCTTGGATCTCAACATGCCAGGGCTTTAGTGTACTGCCACTTATGGCCCCGCTTTTTCACCTGGGGTgcaacagcaaaggcctgcgatgGCAGTAGCGGTGGGAGGGCCgatggtgtagcagaaggatcagtaAACGAGCCCGCAGTTCCCTCACTGTCCGgtaaaccacacgtttctgactgtggtcccacagggctctttaaggcctcagagaccTGAGGGAACATGCTCAtactgaagagaaggagagtcaaaaagcaggtcCTTCTAGCAAGAGGAGGTGCTCTCAGAGCGTGGAAGTTGTTGAGCAAAAGCTCACaagcaggagcactgggagggaagcaggtACAGATCTTTCCCTCGTGAAAGAAACAGCCCTgagaatggcagaagagcagTCAAATACTCAAAGTACAGATCTGGCAGCGGAGGAAGATCAGAACAAGGTAGCAATAGATATTACCGatccaaaggggaaagaagttgGAGCCGAGAAAGATACTATCGAGATGAACCGAATGATGATCGAGATGATCATTACAAAAGCGGATGGCCTCACAGTTCATATACAAGAAGTATATGCTTTCCTCTGAGAAGGCTAATTCATCACGAAACAGCTCTCTGCAACTTCTAGTATTAAACGTTGTTTATGGGAAGACTTATTTTTAGTGAATCAAGAAATATATCCATGTAATTCTAGACTGTgttttttggaagtgtttttctctGGCTAGTCCACGAAGTACTCTGGGATAATTTTTCTATCTTCATGGTCTCTCTTTAGGAGGTAAAATATCCTGAGTATTTGGACCTTCGAGCCTATGTGTCGCAGTCAATTGGAGAACCACTCCTGTACACCTTATATGCGGTGCTGGTGCATCATGGTATCAACTGTCGCTCAGTTGCAGCAGCATGTTTTAGCTGGAAGCTCCTGGCACTTTGTTTGAATCTGTTCAACTGCAGTGCAAGTTGCATTGttcctcattttttccagatgaTATGAAGATAGTGGTGCTGAGCTATGAGAATATGCGCCTGAACGTCCCGTACAGCAAGGAAATAGTGCAGAGCTGTTTGGAGGAGACCTTGCAATACTTCTACCGCATCCTCACAAATAGGGAGGACACGGACTTCACCTTAAAGGATTTTGGCACTCTTGCTATCCGAGGGCAAAGAGtgaaaatgatgttttctgAAGGGTTTTTACACAGTCTCAACAAGTCCACATACGTGGTAGAGAAGCTGATTGCTGTAAGTTTATTGTTTCTGCAGTCCTACTTAGAGAGGGTGTACTGCCACTTATGGCCCCGCTTTTTCACCTGGAAAAAGCGACCACATGATGTAGACTGAGGAGCCCTGCTATTCTTGCACTTGTTTTTTGTTCcgtttcgttttgttttgttttgttttgtttttccctactaGTATAGGCTTAAGAAGATAGAGAAATGTGCTGATGAAAcaatttttagtaaaaaaaGACAGCTTGGTACATCtccttacaaaaaataaataaataaataaatacaaacttgAACTcgaaaatcacggtgtcaagtcagataagtgaagaaacattaccccTTTAAAGAGCACAAAAAGTCAGAAGAAATTGGAAAAGTAACAGGCTGGCAACTGAAAGCCATgtattgtctgtgaagcatcgGATAGGTTGTGAGCCTGGATTACCCAGACAATGGGGAAACAGGAGGCTCCCGGTCGTCGGGAAATAAAGGATATAAACTGTACGATGTGACTAGTAGGTGCGCTCCTGCTTGTGGGACGCCCGCCATTGCAACCGcgaataaaaatgctacttcactgacggagatcctcgcctgagcctatGTTACTgcctacagagtgtttctcgCAGTGTGACACTGGAGTTCTGAAAACCTGTCACCGATTTTACAGAAAAAGCGATTTTccgggggggaggggaggcggaAGCCCTGCCCGCCTCGATCCCCGGCTCCGCTGCACAACGCGCCTCCCCcgagccgatcgcctcggcgAGTGGCCGCGAAATGGCGGCGGCGCCCGACGTGAACGGcccgccgctgccgctgccggcTCCCCCCACAGCTCGGCAGCCTCCCTCGCGAGGGCTGCCGGCGCCTGCCGGCTCCCTCGGCTGCCTCGGGTGGCCTCGGGTGGCCTCGGTGCCGGGAAACAAGCCCCGCCCGCctcgatcccccgctccgctgcacAACGTGTCCGCCCCAGAGCCGAGCGTCTCGGCGAGTCACTCCGGTCATGCTTAGCTATTACACATAAATGCCAAGGTACAAAGTGTTgtaagttgcccccttaataaattttcagagagcattgcattaataatagaaaggagtttattgagtaagcaacagcaagcaaaacagcgctgggcggccggggagtctcggctccgccaacggcgcgcacctcacccccgccagggtccctttttatattttggtaattccgggattacgcagcacatcctggtatattctgcgactgcgcgcactgttgctagggggtcgtctctgtccctctggtggtcgtgaagatgaaggccgtggtcttcctcggcgttgtggttcaacttttttttttatttggtcatgttggcccagcgtgagacaggaaggcaagaTGTTGATACACCACTttagcaacttatcaggaggtggttacatgagctttgcagcagtgtctttgaacaaaagaggcaactgagatgcagaaggagagaaggggagggggttcttttttttgttacattaagcaaaagaattttcagtgTCTAGCCAAgtattatacagctccttacttcagcagggagctctcACAAGTCCtgctcctcaaacagaactccttgtttttataatacaaaagacaatgaacaaacatttattgtgtattacacaAAGGACATATCTGAAAACTACGTACCTGTTAATGACTTAATGACTCGTCTATTTCAAAGCTGGATAAAGTTGTGGAAAGCCAGTCCTCTAAACCAAATGAAGAACTTGGTGATAGAAAACTGGGAAGAGGACACCAtgcacatgaaaaacaaacaaacaaacaaacaaacaaacaaacaaacaaataaaaaacattaaaaagaaagatacatGACACTAAAAAACCTGACAAAGAGCATTACCGAAGAAAGAGAGGACATTGTGatgcagaagagaagaagaCTCAAAACAGGAGCAAAAAGATGGTCCTTCCAGCAAGAGGAGGTGCTCTCAGAGAAGTTGTTGAGCAAAAGCTCACaagcaggagcactgggagggaagcaggtACAGATCTTTCCCTCGTGAAAGAAACAGCCCTgagaatggcagaagagcagTCAAATATTCCAAGTACAGATCTGGCAGCGGAGGAAGATCAGAACAAGGTAGCAATAGATATTACCGatccaaaggggaaagaagttgGAGCAGAGAAAGATACTATCGAGATGAAGCACGGAGATGGGAAAGATGTAGCTATTCCAATGATTACTATTCACCTCATGCGACAGGAGACAGTAGAGAGAGAAAGTTCTCTCACGGCAATGCAGCCCTTGACAAATGGACTGCAACTTACTACGGCAGGTCACATAAGCATTATCATTACAAAAGTGGATGGCCTCACGGTTCCCTCTTGAGAGATGAAGATGGACGTCGCTTTAGCACACCCCGAGCAGACTTGCATCGTTGCTCGGTACCTCAGCAACATTCCGGAAGACATTCTCGTGAAAGACATGTGCTTCCACCTGTGTCAGCTCATTTGGAGAACTGTcgccagaaaaatgaaacagaaggaaacagaaaaagacaatatACCCGTGCAGAAGGTAgtgaaagtgaaatagaaaggaaagacagaaagatagaaaaggagcttttaggtggtgaaaaaaatgcaaaactatcacaagttctagaagaaaaagaagtccaAGGATAAACATGGAGAGAAGGATTCCAAGTAAGCAAGGATTCCAGCATACTCCGCATTTTTTATCCTAATTCTTTTCTGGGTGCTTCtcatgtcttccttttttttttttttttttttttcctggtagttTCTAAGTTACTTAGATAGCATCAGCTGTCTGGGGATCATGTTGTTAGGTTGATCAGTGAAGACAGGAAAGCTATTGCTGAATTGTGTCAGAGCACTAGCTTTGGACCACATAGTTGGAAACACATCCGTACACCATTCTGGATTaggttaaaagtttttttctgcttgcacgTATTTCAGAGCTAGCCATTGTTAATGATCTGTGTACAAAGCAGGACCTATGGTCCTTCAATCTGAGGGCTTAAGTTTGCTACATCTAAAGTAAGTTGCGTGTGCACAAAGCACCACAAAATAGCTGACATGCTGCAAATCATCACCTgtggtaaaataaatgaagtttcatATAGGCAACAAgtgccacatcttttttttttctcttttaacttgcatgtttctttcagacttcaggatttgtgtttctgtgcgCTCCACTTTGACAATGCCAATTGCAAGCgtaagcaaaggaagaaaaaggagaagaaaaagaagaaaaaagagaaacaccagGAAAGTGAAAGGGTCCTTGGAACACTTAGATCTTCGTTTCCAGAAGATAACgcgggagaagaaggaagaatccCATCCTCCAGATGGCTCTTCATGTGAGCAATGCAGAAGCAAGGGCAGTAAACAACCTTACAAGGAAAGAAAGCCTTACAGTGCAGGcgaaagcaagaaatacagctCCATCGCATCCAATGACTATACTAAAGgtaagcagcagcagcgtgttTGAGGAATTCCTTTCCTATTAATGTAGAGATTATTTCAAACAGTGTTGAAGTGCTTGGTGACTTACCAGACTGCCGATTTATTATCAAATCCAAAAACCCCGACTTGGTAGactatttttttcacagttttgaATGACCACTAGGAAAGAAGGCCTGAAATAAAGAGGTGAAAggcaaatagttttcatttggtGCGATGATTAAGTGGCAAACAAGAGGAAGAGTTGCAAgatcgcttcttaaattcagtccagCCAAGTAGGAAAAGTAAACGTGGACAGCTGTACCTTGGCAAAGAAGATAGTAGGGAGCAAGGAGGTTTAGCAGTCAAGATGGAAGGTGATGCCATGAGGCTTACAGGCTAGTAATGTTCTAGTGAAACCCAGCCTTCCTAAAGAAGCCTGCCTGAATAATTCCTGTGAATAACAGACTCTGCTCAGCTATTTCCTAACATAGAAACggtgctgactgcttcttcagagtaacGTAAGTTAGTGATGCTACTGAAATAGTTGTGGTTCAGACGTAGATCTGATTTCTCCTAAGCACGCtgaattcacagctgttgatcctccagaggaggctttgcaattgaacacctggagaataggtaaatttcccgctgttgttctcctctcctcttgttttgttttgttttgttttgttttgttttttcctagtagcataggcttaagactctgaagaaagaggctgctttttttcatttccaacactggctgttcctcctgagccCCGCCTTTTATTTTGTCAGTCATAGGATATGTGAATGTAAATTCTTGggagagaggtagaaaactCAGTTTCAACTGGTGTTTTTTCGGCTATGTGGGGTGACCAAATAGGGTGGTTTTGAATTTTCTGGCTcttattcagagcagcagcatgtggaggGAGCCAGATGCGTTTGCTTTTTTAGTgcaatggcttcagaagcaagaggggaaaaaacactttctctgggagctggagaaggtgtcctaatcgcaggagaggtttctaaatggcatatctttgcgagtgttcctgtagtccggaggtttttgtttgtttgtttgcctttggaaggttttactcTTAATCTTCACatccttcagcagaagtgagaaatgtgcttttattttgtgcagtgtcgcGGACCCTCCGAAATCTACTGGGAAGGATGAATACCTCGCACAGTACCAATGTGATGACggtggagacaaggagaaaccaagaagatcaaaagaacgtgacctcatttcaaaagaaaacattttgtccggcaaagagacttctgagcctggtgagaaattgcggcaaacttcctctctcaagtgtgacactgaatgtagctctaaaaagctttcctcctcagctatTGCAGAGAGATGCCAAGATACAAAGGACGAGACTAAAAAGACTGACaaagagcattaccaaagcaagagggaacatgctcctagtgaagagaaggagagtcaaaaagcaggtcCTTCCAGCAAGAGAAGGATCACCttgaatacaaaaaaatacaaatttgacccctgccggagcagattccgggccggacctgtagcccatggagaggagaccacgcaggagcaggtgacctggcaggagctgctgcccgtaggggagccaggttggagcagttttctcctgagggatggaccccatggtacggacccatatctggagcagctctggaagagctgctgcctgtgggaagcccacgctggatcagttcatcaaggactgcatcctgttggttggaccccacagcacaggggacgagagtgaccgagaaggagcggcagagaagaagtgctgtagactgaccataacccccattcccctgcgccgctcagggggaggaggtggaagagggtggatggggggggaaggtgcttttgctttctttcctttgtttctcacttctctagcttgttagcaaTAAGCAATAAgtcttactatctccctatgccaagtctgttttgcccgttacaataattactgcgtgattttctcgtccttatctcaaccttcgcgcatttttcacatattttctccccattctttgaggagggggagtgagagagcggctgtggtggagctcggctgcccactcgagcggaaccacgacagtgTCATCTGCAACCTTACTGAAGGTACGCTCCATCCCCTGCTctatgtcatcaataaaggtATTAAACAAGATAGGCCCCAGTACCGACCCCTGGGAGGCACCACTTGTAATGGGACGCCAGCTGGATTTAATTAACCACAACCCACTGGGCACAGCCCTCCAGCCAGTTCTGTACCCGGagagggagtggaggggcaggcaccaatctgttctctttagagaccagtgacaggacctgagggaatggtgtcaagctgaggcaggggaggttcaggctggacatcaggatgagatcacagaatcctagaaattctgtgattctgtgatatgaggttcttcaccgagagggtggttgcacactggaacaggctccccagggaagcagtcgctgcaccaagcctgttggagtttaagaagcgtttgtactgtgctcttagtcacgTGGCCTGAATTTTGGGGTAGACCTGTGtagtgccagga
This region includes:
- the LOC137845667 gene encoding uncharacterized protein encodes the protein MERRIPNFRICVSVRSTLTMPIASVSKGRKRRRKRRKKRNTRKVKGSLEHLDLRFQKITREKKEESHPPDGSSCEQCRSKGSKQPYKERKPYSAGESKKYSSIASNDYTKVSRTLRNLLGRMNTSHSTNVMTVETRRNQEDQKNVTSFQKKTFCPAKRLLSLVRNCGKLPLSSVTLNVALKSFPPQLLQRDAKIQRTRLKRLTKSITKARGNMLLVKRRRVKKQVLPAREGSP